One region of Nycticebus coucang isolate mNycCou1 chromosome 10, mNycCou1.pri, whole genome shotgun sequence genomic DNA includes:
- the LOC128597399 gene encoding olfactory receptor 10J1-like: MKKENHTLVSEFIFQGFSSFGEHQFPLFLVFFPLYLFTLAGNIIIVTIIGLDRHLHTPMYFFLSMLSVSETVYTLVIIPRMLVNLLGLSQTISLAGCATQMFLFITLAINNCFLLTAMGYDRYVAICSPLRYAVIMSKKVCIQLVWGACSIGLIVAMTQVSAVFRLPFCTTKVAHFFCDIRPMMKLSCIDTTVNEVLTLIISVLVILIPMGLVFISYILIISTILKIASAEGRKKAFATCASHLTVVIVHYGCASIAYLKPKSENTRDQDQLISVTYTVITPLLNPVVYTLRNKEVKDALRRAISRKLS, from the coding sequence ATGAAGAAGGAGAATCACACTTTggtgagtgagtttatttttcaaGGTTTCTCCAGCTTCGGTGAGCACCAGTTCCCCCTTTTTCTTGTGTTCTTTCCATTGTACCTATTCACCCTGGCAGGCAACATCATCATTGTGACCATCATTGGCCTTGATCGCCACCTCCACACCCCTATGTACTTCTTCCTCAGCATGCTGTCGGTTTCAGAGACTGTGTATACACTTGTCATTATACCAAGGATGCTCGTTAACCTCTTAGGCCTGAGTCAGACAATTTCCTTGGCTGGCTGTGCCACCCAGATGTTCCTCTTCATTACTCTGGCCATCAacaactgcttcctgctcacagCCATGGGATATGACCGCTATGTGGCTATTTGCAGCCCCTTGAGGTACGCAGTTATCATGAGCAAGAAGGTCTGCATCCAGCTGGTGTGGGGGGCCTGCAGCATTGGCCTCATTGTAGCAATGACACAGGTGTCTGCTGTGTTCAGGCTGCCCTTCTGTACCACAAAGGTGGCCCATTTCTTCTGTGACATCCGACCAATGATGAAGCTCTCCTGCATTGACACTACCGTCAATGAAGTCCTTACTTTGATCATTAGTGTCCTAGTGATCCTGATTCCCATGGGCTTGGTTTTCATCTCCTACATCCTCATCATCTCCACCATCCTCAAGATTGCCTCTGCTGAGGGCAGGAAGAAGGCCTTTGCCACCTGTGCCTCCCACCTCACTGTGGTCATTGTCCACTATGGCTGTGCCTCCATCGCCTACCTCAAGCCCAAGTCAGAGAACACCAGGGATCAGGACCAGCTGATCTCTGTGACCTACACTGTCATCACCCCCCTACTGAACCCTGTGGTGTACACCCTGAGGAACAAAGAGGTCAAGGATGCTCTGCGTAGGGCTATAAGCCGAAAACTGTCCTGA
- the LOC128597397 gene encoding olfactory receptor 10J1-like has protein sequence MKAANHTEVREFVFQGFSNFQEHQLTLFVVFLTLYILTLAGNVVIVTIIRLDNHLHTPMYFFLSVLSTSETFYSLVIIPRMLSSLVGLSQSISLEGCGAQLFFFLGFAITNCLLLAAMGYDRYVAICNPLRYSIIMTWRVCAMLASSVCATGFSLSLVQAVAILRLPFCNSLIEHFFCDVRPLLDLACATPIFNDILTLIISLLAITVPATFLFISYILIISTILKIASAEGRRKTFATCASHLTVVIIHYGCASIAYFKPKSENTKDQDQLISVTYTVITPLLNPVVYSLRNKEVQDALRRVVGRKSLS, from the coding sequence ATGAAAGCAGCCAACCACACAGAGGTAAGGGAGTTTGTTTTCCAAGGTTTCTCCAATTTTCAGGAACATCAGCTCACACTCTTTGTGGTCTTTCTCACCCTGTACATCCTAACTCTGGCTGGCAATGTCGTCATTGTGACTATTATTCGTCTTGACAatcacctgcacacccccatgtacttctttTTAAGTGTTCTCTCCACTTCAGAGACTTTCTACTCTCTGGTCATTATCCCACGCATGCTTTCCAGCCTTGTAGGCTTGAGCCAATCCATCTCCCTGGAGGGATGTGGGGCtcagctctttttcttccttggcTTTGCCATCACCAACTGCCTCCTGCTGGCAGCAATGGGGTATGATCGCTACGTGGCCATCTGCAACCCACTGCGCTATTCAATCATCATGACTTGGCGGGTCTGTGCCATGCTGGCATCCTCGGTCTGTGCCACAGGGTTCTCACTTTCCCTGGTTCAGGCTGTGGCCATTCTCAGACTGCCCTTTTGCAACTCACTGATTGAGCATTTCTTCTGTGATGTTCGACCTCTGTTAGACCTGGCCTGTGCCACCCCAATTTTTAATGATATTCTGACCTTAATTATCAGCCTCTTAGCCATCACAGTCCCTGCCACTTTCCTCTTCATCTCTTATATCCTCATTATTTCCACCATTCTCAAGATTGCCTCAGCTGAAGGCCGGAGGAAAACCTTTGCCACCTGCGCCTCCCACCTGACTGTGGTCATTATTCACTATGGCTGTGCTTCCATTGCCTACTTCAAGCCCAAGTCAGAGAACACCAAAGATCAGGATCAGTTAATCTCAGTGACTTACACTGTCATAACACCTTTACTAAACCCTGTTGTGTATAGtctaagaaataaagaagttcaGGATGCTCTGCGGAGAGTAGTGGGTAGGAAATCTCTTTCCTAA